CCCCGCTCTGACCTCGATCTCCCCCGGTTTGGAGGCGGTGGCGAGACTGTCGGTGAAGGTGCTCAAGGACCGCATCGACGGCGTCGCACCGTTCGGTGGAGCGTCCGGAGACGCTCCGGTGTTCCGCAAGGTCACGTCAAGTCTGGTGGTGCGACAGTCCACCCGGCCGCTGCCGGACGGGGCGGTGCAGTACTGACGGTGCCACCGGCGGTGGTCGTTGCGTTGGCGTCGGTCTTGGACCGACGCCAACGGCGTTTTTACTCGGGAATGGGGATTTCCGTAATTTGCGTCACTGAGATGAAGTCAGTGATGGTTTTTACGCGTGGAACGGGGAAACTTCCGTAATTTGCGCCGCTGACGCCGGCTCAGTGATGGTTTTTACGCGGGCGTCATTTTCGGTCGTTGCCACGACGGTGTTGTGGCGTCGTGGGGCATTGTGGCGTCGTGGGGCGTTATAGCGTTATGGCGATGTGATGGAAAACAACGCGCCGATTTGTTCCAACGTTGTAAACCTGATATATTCAACGTTGTAAACACTGAAACGCTAAGGATTGAGGGAGAACATGGCTGTTTACAACAATCCGGTAGTGCTGCAGCGCGCTGATCCCTGGGTGCTCAAGGTGGATGGGGAATACTACTTCACCGGTTCCGACCCCGAGTACAACTGCATCGCGATCCGTCACGCCTCCACGATCAACGATCTGCAATCGGCGCCGGAAACCGTGGTGTGGCGCAAGCATGAGACCGGTCCGATGAGCAAGTACATCTGGGCGCCCGAGCTCCATCGTGTGAACGGCGCGTGGTACATCTACTTCGCGGCCGCCGAACGCGAGTTCGAGCCCAACGGCATGCCGACGCACCGCATGTACGTGCTGGAGAACACCGACGCCGATCCCACCACCGACAACTGGGTGGAGAAGGGGCGGATCGTCACCCCGATGGATTCGTTCTCGTTGGACGCCACCACCGAGGTGATCGACGGCGTGCAGTACCTCGTCTGGGCGCAGAAGGACTACGACATCCCTGGCAACTCCAACCTGTACATCGCCAAAATGGCCAATCCGTGGACGCTGGAAAGCGAGCCGGTGATGCTCACCAAGCCCGAATACGACTGGGAGTGCATCGACTTCCTCGTCAACGAAGGCCCGGCCTTCCTGTTCCATGGCGACAAGATCTACATCACCTACTCGGCCTCCGGCACCGGCGTGCCGTACGCCGTGGGTCTGCTTACCGCCGACCGCGACGCCGATCTGCTTGACCCGGCCAGCTGGACCAAAAGCCCGGTCCCCGTGTTCAAGACCTGCGCCGAGAACGGCCAGTACGGCCCCGGGCACAACTCCTTCGTCAAGGCGGAGGACGGCGAAACCGATCTGATGATCTACCACTGCCGCAACTACACCGACATCAAGGGTGATCCGCTGTTCGATCCGAACCGCCATGCCCGCGTCGGCGTGGTCAACTGGACCGAATCCGGCCCCGACTTCGGCGTTCCCGAGCCGGATGTGGTGTGGAGTCCCGCCACCACCGATGTGCTGCCCGCGGACGGCGGCCCTCAGGCGGGTACGCCGGCCGAAACCCTTCCGGAGTTGGCGAAACAAGCGTGAGACACGGCGTGTCCCCATTTGTGCAACGATGGAAAAATCGCTATAATAAAAATTACAACGTTGCAAACGAGCAGTGAAGCTCCGCTGGAGAGTTGAGTACAACGAGGTTCCACAAGATCCTCCGCTACGCACCACCAACGCGAGAATCGCTTGAGGCGCAAGCCCTGGGCGGTTCGTCTGCAACGGCCCGTCCGGGCGCCAACAGGAGACAAAAGGAGATACTCCAATGAAGATTAAGAAAGCCCTCGTCGCGGGCGTCGCTCTGACGATGCTCGGCACTGTCGGTCTCGCCGGCTGCGGCAACAACGGCGGCGTGGAGACCACCGCCGACGGCAAGATCAAGATCACAATGTGGCATGGCTTCTCCGAGGCCGATGGCGACACCCTCCAGGCCATCGTCGATGAATTCAACGCCAGCCAGGACGAGTATGAGATTGACGCCCAGCTTCAGCCGTGGAGCACCATCGGCGAGACCATGGTCACCAAGGTCACCTCTGGCGATGGTCCCGACTTCGTGACCACCGGTGCCGACAACGGCCAGGGCTGGTCCATCGACGGCACCTTCCAGTGCGTCACCGATTTCTATGACGATTCCCAGTACGAGACCGAGAACTACATCGAGAACGTGGTTGAGCAGATCACCTTCAACATCGATGGTTCCGAGGAGAAGTGCGGCGTTCCGATGGGCTATGCCCCGACCTCCGTGTGGTACAACACCGACATGTGGGAGGCCGCTGGCCTGACCGATGCCGATATTCCGCAGACTTGGGATGAGCTGCTCGAGGTGGCCAAGAAGCTCACCATCAGTGATACCCAGTACGGCATCGCTCTTCCGGACGTGGGCTGGGCCCCGTTCATGAAGGGCAACGGCACTGGCCTGTACACCACCGATGGCGAGGTCTCCGTCAACTCCGAACAGAACAAGGAGTTCCTGGAGAAGATGCGCGAATTCTACAACGGTGGCTACTCCCTGACCGGCATGGATGAGACTGCCGCCCGCGAGTCCTTCGAATCCGGCCAGTCCGCCATGGTGATCGTCGGCCCGTGGGAGGACCAGGCCGCCACCGACAAGGGCATCAACCATGACCTGTTCGCCGTGCCGGATGGCGATGGCACCTACGTCTACCCGGACGGCACCTCCGGCTCCAACACCGGCTCCACCGGCCTGTACTGGTGGGTCACCTCGCAGGTCGGCGATTCCGAGAAGCTCCCCGGCATCTACGAGTTCTTCAAGTGGTACAACAACCACGACAACCAGGTGACCTGGTCCCTCGGCTCCGCCTACCCGCCGAACAACACCACCGTCACCTCCGACGAGCTCTCCGAGCGTCCGCTGATCGCCAAGGTCGCCGAGAACACCGACAAGTCCTTCATCGGCATCGCCGGTCTGAAGGGTGGTTTCGGCGATATCTCCGCCACCCTTGATACCCTCACCTCCAACACCGCCCGTACGGATGACGACATCCAAAGCCTGCTGGATGAGGCCGAGACCAAGATCCAGGGCTACCTCGACGAGTACGCCGAGGACTGATCCCACGGATCCGACCGAATGAGTCGGTCGGTCGATCAGACGGATAACGGCCACGCCGACACCGTGGGCCATACAAGGTTCCATCGTCAGCGTGGCCGTTGCCGTCCCGACCGGTTCATCACCAACCGTTCATCAATTTGGAGGAGCAATGACCACAGCAATCAAGTCGCCTGATGGGGCGCATGCGGTCGCGCAGGAGAATAAAAAAGCCATCGCGCGCCGCAATCTGATCACCGGCCTGGCGTTCACCGCCCCCGCACTGATCGTCCTCGCCATCTTCGTCTTCTACCCGGCCGTCAAGACGTTCATCACGTCGCTCACATCCGACCGCATTAACCGCGCCGGCAAGTTCGTCGGTTTCGACAACTACATCAAGCTGTTCACCAACGCCGACTTCTGGACCGACGTCAAGAACACGCTGGTCTACGCAGTGTTCTACGCCCCGCTCGTCGTGATCGTGGCCCTCGCGTTCGCGCTGCTGCTCAACCGCAAGGACCTCAAGTTTGTCGGCTTCTTCCGCACCTGCATGTTCCTGCCCTTCGTGATCTCGCTGACTGTGGCCGCGATCGCTTGGAACTTCATCCTCTCGCCTTCCCTCGGTCTGGTGCCTTACTGGCTGAGTGAATACTTCGGCATCGATGGCGTCAACCTACTCGGCACCCGCGAGACGGCCATGGCTACCATCGTCGCCATCACCGTGTGGAAGAATTTCGGCTACTTCATGGTCATCTTCCTCGCCGGTCTGCAAGGCATCTCCCAGGAGCTCTACGAGGCCGCCTCGCTCGACGGTGCCAGCGCCTGGCAGAAATTCCGCTACATCACTCTTCCGGCCTTGCGCCCGACCTTCAACTACATCGTCATCTTCGGTCTGATCGGCTCCTTCCAGGTCTTCGATCAGGTGTTCATCCTGACCTCCGGCGGCCCCGACCGCGCCACCGAGACCATCGTGTACCGCATCTACACCGAGGCGTTCGGCAACGGCAAGCTCGGCTACGCGTCCGCCCTGTCGTACGTGCTGCTCATCATGACCCTCATCGTCGGCCTGATCCAGCTGTACACCAACAACAAGCATGAGAAGGAGGAGATCGCATGAGCGCCGCGACCGTCACCCTCACATCTGCCCAGGAGGCGGAGAACAAGCGCATCAACGACGAGAACGAACGTCTGCGCCGCAAGGCCACCACCCGTCGTCGCGTCGGCTTGTTCTTCAGCTACCTGGCGCTGGTCCTCATCACCATCCTCATGGTGTTCCCTCTGATCGTTGTGGTGCTGGTCTCCTTCACCCCGAATGCGATCACCCAGACCTGGCCGCCGAAGCTGATCCCCTCCGAATTCACGCTCGAGAACTACGTTTCGTTGTTCGAACGCCTGCCGATCGGCCGTGAGCTGCTCAACACCGTCGTGTTCGCCGGTGCCGTGACCATCATCTCGGTGTTCTTCGATTCACTGGCCGCCTATGGTCTGTCCCGCGTGGACTTCAAGGGCCGCGGCATCCTGCTCGGCGTGCTGATCGCCACGATGATGATTCCGGCCATGGCCCTGCTCATCCCGGTCTACAAGCTGCTTGCCAACATGGGACTGGTCAACAGCTACCTCGGCATCATCATCCCGCGTATGGCCGATGTGGGCGGCATCTTCCTGCTGCGCCAGTTCTTCATCTCCATCCCGAAGGATCTGGATAACGCGGCCCGCATCGATGGTGCCGGCGAGTTCCGCATCTTCGCACAGATCATCCTGCCAAACTCCATCCCCGCCATCCTCACCGTGGGCATGTTCAACTTCATGGGCAACTGGAATGACCTGCTCTGGCCGTTGATCATGACATCCAAGCCGGAGACCCGCACCATCACCGCCGGTCTGGCCATGCTGACCGGTCACGGCTCCTCGGTCACGCCGTACGGCGTGGTGATGGCCGGCGCCCTGATCTCCGCCCTCCCGCTGCTCATCGTGTTCTTCTTCGTGCAGAAGCGTTTCGTCGAAGGCATCGCGATGACCGGCATGAAGTAAGATCCGTTCTCTCCTCC
Above is a window of Bifidobacterium eulemuris DNA encoding:
- a CDS encoding glycoside hydrolase family 43 protein, yielding MAVYNNPVVLQRADPWVLKVDGEYYFTGSDPEYNCIAIRHASTINDLQSAPETVVWRKHETGPMSKYIWAPELHRVNGAWYIYFAAAEREFEPNGMPTHRMYVLENTDADPTTDNWVEKGRIVTPMDSFSLDATTEVIDGVQYLVWAQKDYDIPGNSNLYIAKMANPWTLESEPVMLTKPEYDWECIDFLVNEGPAFLFHGDKIYITYSASGTGVPYAVGLLTADRDADLLDPASWTKSPVPVFKTCAENGQYGPGHNSFVKAEDGETDLMIYHCRNYTDIKGDPLFDPNRHARVGVVNWTESGPDFGVPEPDVVWSPATTDVLPADGGPQAGTPAETLPELAKQA
- a CDS encoding carbohydrate ABC transporter permease; amino-acid sequence: MTTAIKSPDGAHAVAQENKKAIARRNLITGLAFTAPALIVLAIFVFYPAVKTFITSLTSDRINRAGKFVGFDNYIKLFTNADFWTDVKNTLVYAVFYAPLVVIVALAFALLLNRKDLKFVGFFRTCMFLPFVISLTVAAIAWNFILSPSLGLVPYWLSEYFGIDGVNLLGTRETAMATIVAITVWKNFGYFMVIFLAGLQGISQELYEAASLDGASAWQKFRYITLPALRPTFNYIVIFGLIGSFQVFDQVFILTSGGPDRATETIVYRIYTEAFGNGKLGYASALSYVLLIMTLIVGLIQLYTNNKHEKEEIA
- a CDS encoding carbohydrate ABC transporter permease; this translates as MSAATVTLTSAQEAENKRINDENERLRRKATTRRRVGLFFSYLALVLITILMVFPLIVVVLVSFTPNAITQTWPPKLIPSEFTLENYVSLFERLPIGRELLNTVVFAGAVTIISVFFDSLAAYGLSRVDFKGRGILLGVLIATMMIPAMALLIPVYKLLANMGLVNSYLGIIIPRMADVGGIFLLRQFFISIPKDLDNAARIDGAGEFRIFAQIILPNSIPAILTVGMFNFMGNWNDLLWPLIMTSKPETRTITAGLAMLTGHGSSVTPYGVVMAGALISALPLLIVFFFVQKRFVEGIAMTGMK
- a CDS encoding ABC transporter substrate-binding protein; its protein translation is MKIKKALVAGVALTMLGTVGLAGCGNNGGVETTADGKIKITMWHGFSEADGDTLQAIVDEFNASQDEYEIDAQLQPWSTIGETMVTKVTSGDGPDFVTTGADNGQGWSIDGTFQCVTDFYDDSQYETENYIENVVEQITFNIDGSEEKCGVPMGYAPTSVWYNTDMWEAAGLTDADIPQTWDELLEVAKKLTISDTQYGIALPDVGWAPFMKGNGTGLYTTDGEVSVNSEQNKEFLEKMREFYNGGYSLTGMDETAARESFESGQSAMVIVGPWEDQAATDKGINHDLFAVPDGDGTYVYPDGTSGSNTGSTGLYWWVTSQVGDSEKLPGIYEFFKWYNNHDNQVTWSLGSAYPPNNTTVTSDELSERPLIAKVAENTDKSFIGIAGLKGGFGDISATLDTLTSNTARTDDDIQSLLDEAETKIQGYLDEYAED